The following DNA comes from Cellulophaga sp. HaHa_2_95.
AAGATTTAGCGGAATACGGAATTAGAGTAAACGCAGTTTCTCCTGGAACTATTGATACTCCTTTCCATGCACAGATTAAAGCAACTAAGCCAGAAGTTTTTGCTTCATGGGCAAATAATATTATGTTAGGAAGATTAGGTCAGCCAGAAGATGTAGCTGGTGTTATTTCTTTCCTAGCAAGTAAAGATGCTTCTTTTATTACTGCTGAAACTATCCAAATTGGTGGTGGTCAAGCTTTAGGAATCTAATATTGAAATCTATTTATAGAAAAGGATAATGAGTAAATTTGAAGGTAAAGTAGCGGTTGTTACAGGAGGTTCTAGAGATATTGGTAGAGCTATATCAATTAAATTAGCAAAAGAAGGTGCTAAGGTAGTGGTCAACTACAATAGTTCTGAAACTGGAGCTAATGAAACGGTTGCTGAAATCAAATCTTTTGGAGGTGAAGCCATTGCTGTTAAAGCTGATGTGTCTAAATTAGAAGACATCAAGAATTTAAAAGCAAAAACAATTGAAGCATTTGGAGAAAACGTACATATTTTAGTTAATAATGCTGGTGGTCTTTTTGCACGTAAAACGTTGCAGGAACTAGATGAATCATTTTATGACTTGCTTATGAATGTTAACTTTAAGTCTACTGTATTTGTAACGCAAGCCTTTGAACCTTTGATGAGTAAAGGATCAGCTATCGTAAACCTTTCTTCGCAAGCAGCAAGAGATGGTGGAGGTGGTGGATCTTCCTTGTACGCTTCTTCTAAAGGAGCTGTTACTACATTTACTAGAGCAATGGCAAAAGAACTAGGTCCTAAAGGAATTAGAGTTAATGCCCTTTGTCCTGGTTTAATAGGTACAAAATTTCATGATGACTTTACTAAAGACGAAATTCGTGTTAAAGTAGCGGCAGGAACACCTTTGAGAAGAGAGGGCTCTGCTGCTGAAGTAGCAGATTTAGTTGCTTATTTAGCTTCTGATGAAGCATCATTTATCTCTGGGAATAATATGGATATAAATGGAGGGTTAGCATTTAGTTAGTCATTACCTTTTTAAAGTCTTAAAGCTACAAGCTTGAAAATTTAATTTCTTGCTTGTAGCTTTTTTTATTACTTAATTTTAGAGGAATCTCTAATAATTAGCTCAGCTTGTAAAATTTGCTTATGAAGTGTTTGTTTCAAATCTGCCGCATCAACATGTTTTAAAAAGGTTTCAGCTGCCAATTTGCCAATTTCAGTACTATGTTGGTTAATACTAGATAAGGTAGGAGTTACCATTCCTGTAAATGGTTCATCGCCAAAGCCAACGAGAGCAATATCATTTGGGATATCAATATTATTTTCTTGTAACACTTGTAAGGCACCTAATGCCGCATAATCACTGGCAACATACACCGCATCGGGTCTGTCTTCTAAATCTAGTAGTTGCTGCATTTTTAGTCGACCATCTTCTGTAGTAAGACTACTTTCTATCAGTAAAGCATCATCTGTAGGTAACTTGTGTTTTTTAATAGCATCAATATAACCTCTAATCCGGTTATTAAAAATTCTAGTATGTCTATAACCTCCAATATGCGCAATTCTCTTACAGCCTTGTTGTGTCAAATGCTCTATGATCATATGGCTACTGTCGTAATCATTAATCCCTATATAGTCTACATTTAAATCATTTTCACCGCGGTCAAATAGTATTAGCGGAATACCTTTTGATTTAATTTTCTCATAATAGTCTAAATTAGTAGTTTCATTGGCCATAGAAGCTATGATGCCATCTACTTGAGTAAAGAGTAAAGTATCAATATTTCTACATTCTTTTTGATACGACTCATTTGATTGTGTTATGATAATATTGTACCCTTTTTTATTAAGTACTTCTTCTATATTTTGAATAACGGAGGAGAAAAAATTGCTGTTGGTCCTAGGAACAACAACACCCACTAAATTACTTTTACCTCGCCTTAAAGCACTTGCAAGATGATTAGGCTGATAGTTTAACTCTTTAGCAACTTTTTTAACAGCCTCTTTCGTTTTTGTACTAATTCTAGAATCATCGTGTAATGCTTTAGAAACCGCTGCAGTAGAAATACTTAATGCATTTGCAATATCTTTTATTGTAGTTTTTTTATTTGCCAAGTTTTTCTATATTTGCTTAATCGATTAAACAAATATATTGTAATTAAATTAGGGAATCAAAACTGCTTTAGTATTTAAGAGGTTTTGATTTTTATTTACAGTGTTGCTTAATCGATTAACTAAAGTGATATTTAATTTAAAACAATACCCAAAAAATGAAAAAAGTTGTAACGTTCGGAGAGATTATGCTTCGTTTAGCTCCAGAAGGATTTTTAAGATTTTCACAAGCTAGTAGTTTTGATGTTGTTTACGGTGGAGGAGAATCTAATGTAGCAGTATCTTTAGCTAACTATGGTGTACCTGTAGATTTCGTAACCCGTTTGCCAAAGAATGATATTGGAGAATGCGCAATGATGGAAATGCGTAAGCGTGGTGTAGGCGTTGATAAAATTGTATGGGGTGGTGATCGTTTAGGAATTTATTTCCTAGAAACGGGAGCAGTATCTCGTGGTAGTAAAGTGGTTTATGACCGTGCACACTCTGCAATTTCTGAAATTAAGCCTGGAATGGTAGATTGGAAAGCTGCTTTTAAAGATGTTGCTTGGTTTCATTGGACAGGTATTACACCAGCTATTTCTCAAGGTGCTGCAGATGCATGTTTAGAAGCTGTTAAAATAGCTAGTGAAATGGGTGTCACTATTTCAACTGATTTAAATTATAGAGCAAAATTATGGACCTACTGTGACGATGCTCATAGAGAAAAAGTAATGACGGAATTAACATCTTACTGTGATGTAGTCTTAGGGAACGAAGAAGATGCAGAAAAGCATTTCGGAATTCACCCTGAAGGTTTAGATGTGCATAAAAATGGTCATGATGTAAAAGCAGAAGCATTTTTATCTGTATGCAAGCAAATGATGGAGAAATTTCCAAGAGCTAAAAAAGTTATCACGACTTTGAGAGGTTCTATTTCTGCTTCTCATAATACTTGGGCAGGTGTTTTATATGACGGTACAAAAATGTACGAAACTCGTCAATACCAAATTACAGATATCGTAGATAGAGTAGGTGGAGGAGATTCTTTCATGGGTGGATTAATTTATGGTCTTTTAAAGTACCCTGAAGATGATCAAAATGCATTAGATTTTGCTGTTGCAGCTTCTTGTTTAAAACATACGATTAAAGGTGATGCTAACTTAGCAACTGTTTCAGAAGTTGAAAAACTTATGGGTGGAGATGCTTCTGGTAGAGTAGCTAGATAATTAACAAAAAGATATAAATGGCTTCTAAATCTATATTAATTATTTGTGGCGGAGGCCCAGCACCGGGAATTAATGCTGTAATAAGCACGGTTGCTAAAATCTTTTTAAAAGATGGATACCGAGTTTTAGGCTTGCACGAAGGCTTCAAAGGAATTTTTTCTGATAAGCCAGAAATTAAGGAGTTCGATTTTGCACACGCAGATCGTATTTTTAGTCGTGGTGGATCAACACTTATAATGAGTAGATTTAAGCCTAGTGATGAGAAAATCAACACAGAACTTTTTATTCAGAATAACGTAAAATTGTTAGTTAGTATAGGCGGTGATGACACCGCCTCTACGGCTAATAGAATTACAACGTATCTTTCTAAAGAAAATATTTCTATAGCCAATATCCATGTGCCTAAAACTATAGATAATGATCTTCCTTTACCTGATAGAAATCCTACTTTTGGTTTTCATTCAGCAAAAGATGAAGGTGTTAGAATAGGAAATACCACGTATGAAGATGCGCGTACCAGTCAGAATTGGTTTGTGATGTCTACCATGGGTAGATCCGCCGGTCATTTGGCTTTTGGTATCGCTACAAGTTGTCATTTTCCAATGATGGTTATCCCTGAAATGTTCAATAATACAGAAATTACCTTTGATAAGGTAGTGCGTTTGATTATTTCATCGATGATTAAAAGAAAAATAGAAAACATTAATTACGGCGTAGCTTTAATTAGTGAAGGTGTTTTTCATATTATGCCAGATTCAGAACTTGAAAATTGTGGTATTAATTTTACTTACGATGATCATGGTCATCCAGAGCTTGGTAATGTAAGTAAATCACATATTTTTAATATGTTAGTTCAGCTTAAATTAAAAGAGCTTGGAATTAGTATCAAAAGTAGACCAGTAGAATTAGGTTATGAACTTCGGTGTTGTAGGCCAATTGGTTTTGATTTAACCTTGTGTACCTTATTAGGGTTGGGGGTTAAAAAACTGTATGATGAAGGTATAAGTGGTTGTATAGTTACGGCCAATTCTAAAGGAGAAGTAAGTCCTTTGTATTTAAAAGACTTACAGGATGATGAGGGGAAAATTTCGCCTCGTTTGGTAGATATAAATTCGGAATTTGCAAAGCTATGTTTCCAAAACCTACATTATTTATCAGAGGATGATTTTGATAAGGCTAAAGAGTACGTAGCGCATCCTGAAGAATATTATTTTAATGACATTTTAAAAGAAGCTTAATTATAGTTGATTTTGCTTTAATAATACCCGTTTGGAATCTTAAGGTTATAAAGCGGAATATCTCTAGTAGATCTACTAGATAATTTTTTTGAGAATTTAACTAATAAGAGCGCTGAAACTTTGGTTTCGGCGCTCTTTGCTTAAATAAAATCTAAAAGTTATAGAGGTACGCTAATACCAATACTAATATTTCTTCCAATATTACCTATAGCATCATATTTTAAACGAGATAAATGCGATACATAGTTTTTATTTAGCAGATTATTACCACTAATTCTCAGATCCATTGGACTGTTGAATATGGTTACAGTACCTCCTAATCCAATGCTTAAAAGATTATATCCTTCTGTAGTTGTTTCAAAAAGGCTTATATTATCTTGCTGAAAAACAGATTTTAAGGTGATGAAGGTATAGCCACTAGTGATCCATCCACTACGCTTTGTAAATTCTCCTCTTAGCGTGTTGGTGATACTATTTGCAGGAATTAACGGTAGGTTATCATCATCCTTTAATTTCCCGCGAACGGTTTGAAAGCTACTTTCTAAATGCAACCAATCTAAAGGATGTGGATGAATATGAATTCCTGCTTCTCCACCGTACAAATAGGCATCTTGTTGGTTATATACAAATACTTGATTTCCGTCTATTTCATCACCATTAGGAGCAATGAATATATAGTCATTTATAGTATTATAAAATCCATTTACAAACACTTCAAAATGCTGATTTTTGTATTCTAAAGAAATATCTGTTTGAAAGTTTTGCTCATTTTTTAAATTAGCATTTCCTATTTCGTATCTATTGGTGCCTTCATGTACTCCATTTGAAGTCAATTCAGCAAGGTTTGGGGCTCTAAATCCTGTAGCCAGATTCACTCGCGTAACGAGGTTGTTGGCGAAGTTTACTTTATAGCCTAAAGCTGCGTTAAAACTGCTAAAATCTCTATCTAGAGCGGCGATATATCCTTCTTCTCCTGAAATACCATTGGCATCACCCTTAATGATTCTATGATCATAACGTAAACCTACTTGAATATCATTAAAGTCATTTAAATGTATATGTGAGGTACCAAAAAAGCCAATATCATTTGTTCTCGCATCAGGAACTAAAAGCTCTTCACCAAAATTGCTATTAGTTTGGTGAAGTCCTTGAATACCAACAATAGTTTCTAATGGTCCGTATTTCGGAGTATGATATTGGACATTATAATTAAAAGTATTTAAATTCATATGTAATGCAGCCCCATCTTCGCCTTCTTCAAACTCTTTTCTAATATTAGAGGTATAACCCAAAGTAACGTCCAGACTAGAGGTGTCAAATAGTAAGCTACTTTTAGAACTTAAAATATGGTTATCTATAGTTTGGTTGGGTTCTATGGGTGAGCGGTCGGTACTTTGGTTACCAATTTCTTCTGGAATTCCTAAATTGGAATTATTATAGTTGTAACGTACTTCCGTTTTAAAGTTTGTTGCTTGGTAACCAATACCCGTTTTTAAATCATATTCTTTAAATCTAGAGTTCGTTACACGATCATTACTACCTGTTTTGTAATCGGTATGAGTAGTTAGTGCTCCACGAAGTAAAAATTTAAAATGTTCTGTAGCAGTTTTAATTCCTGCATGTGTATTTATACCTCGTGTATTCGTATAATAATTTAAATTAACATCTCCTTCAGTAGAATTGGGTAGTGAGAATTTTTCAGGATTTAAATACAGTACGCCACCCATGGCATCGGAACCATAGAGTAGGGAAGCAGGGCCTTTAATAACCTCAACACTTTCAATTCCTGCATCATTAACACCTAAACCATGCTCGTCTCCAAATTGTTGGTTTTCTAAACGTATTCCCTGTGTATATACAAGTACTCTGTTGGCATTCAAACCTCTTATGACAGGTTTACCTATACCAATGCCGGTAGAGACACTTTCTACACCAGCAATACGTGCAATCCCATCGGCTAAGGTTATGGAGCCTTTGTTTTTCAAATCGGCAATATTTGCGTATTCTACTTTCATTACATTTTCACTTTGTAATTTGTGAAAAGGTGTAGAAACAATAATTTCTTCCATTTCAATAGCACTTTCGTTTAATGAAAGATCATAGATTACTTCTATATTATTTACGGAAATAGATTTTGATACCGTTTGATATCCTATATAAGACACTACAATTTTGTAGGTTCCAGAGGGTAAATTTGATATTTTGTATACCCCTCTAGCATCTGTAATAGCACCTTTTTCTAATTGAGGAAAATAGATGGAGACTTGTTCTAAAGGCAGGTGGTTATTTACGTCTGTTATTGTTCCTGTAAGTATGTTTTGTGAATAGACAAAACTGCTTAACATTGCTATAAGCAGTGTGAAATATACTTTATTCATAACTAAATATTAATCTAAATGACACTTTATCTTTTAAGTACGGAGTATGAATGTAGTGGAGGTCCTCTAAGCGTAAAATGAAGTTGTTGAAATTCGCTTAAAAGAAAATAGAATTTTTCATTAAAAAAAATATGATTTACAGGCTCTAAAACTTGAAAACTATAAATTTCTGGTGTGAAATAAGTAGTGATATGGTATTTATGAAATTCACAATCAAATTCAGTTTCATGAATATGTCCTTTAGTTTTTTCTTGGCAAGTTTGTTCATTGTGCTCAAGTACGGCATGAGCTATTTTTGCAATATCAGGAATACCTAAAGCGGCGAGTAGTGAAATTGCAATACAGGAAAGTAGAACTTTGGATAATTTATTCCCCATGATTTGTCAAAGGTAGTAAAAGTGTGTCGCATTAAATTGTTAAGAAAAACACAAGCCTACTTAAATAGGAACCCTAACCCAAGGCGACTCAACATTTTTTTTTCAAAATTCCAGAAAAATTTAAATTGACCAAATAACCATCCAAAGACAACCAATAAAACTTGGTATATGGGAAAAATGATTAAAATGCGTACGGTCCAATAAAGAATTGAAAAGTACCAATCATCTGCAAAATTATCTCGGGTAAATCCAATATAATCTAGGAGTGGTCTTGCAATTTTTAATGCTGAAGATCCTGTAATTGAAAAAACGAGTAGAATCATGATGATTCCAAAGTTAGATTCTATCCCCCAGCGTTCTTTTAATTTTTTCATAGCATTTTTAAATCGCTTGCAAATATAAAATTATATACGGGGATAAAAAGAACCTAAGCGTTGATTATATTTTCTTTGGAAATAAATGAAGTAATTATAGAGCTTGTAGTTTACCTCATAGCCATAATCTGTGAAGGAATTATAGTCAATTCTCATTTCATAGAGATTTGGGTTAAACTGCTGTGGTTGCTGTACTCTTTGGTTCCATGCTAGCACCCAAACCGCATTTCTAGCCTCTAAATAATTTTGAGAATAATACCCTTCTGATCTTGCAATGCTTTGCAACCAAAAATTAAATCCAGGTTCAATAATGATTATTTCATATGCACTTTCTGCATCTGCAATCGTAATAGTATCTCCTTGAGTTTGCTTAAATGCTGCTTTTTCTTTTTCAGAAATGGCATTAATATTTTTGGTACTCGTACAGCCAAATGTTATTAGAGCGATGATTGTCAAGAGAATACTCAAATGTATTATATACTTTTTCATAGTCTTAAGATACAAAAAAAGCTGAATATTAAATATTCAGCTTTTTTTTTAATTGTATTTAAAGATGGTTACTTACCGAAAAGTCCTCCTAGAAGACCTCCGATACCACCTTTCTTACCGCTAGATCCCATAACCATTCCTGCAACGTCATCTAAGATGCTACCATCACCGTCCGCATCAAGCAAGGAAGTAATTAAGCTCTGATTTTCTTGTGGTTGACCGCCAAGCATACCGCCTAATAAAGCGTTCATACCACTGGCATCGTTAACATTGTTTTGAGAAGTTTGTTTCGATAAGAAACCCATTAAAATTGGAGCTGCTATTTTTAAAATATTACCAACAGATCCAGAATCAACACCGGCTTTCTGGCTTATAGCACTTTCAACACTTTCTTGTTTAGAACCTAAAAGGTGACCTAGAATTCCTGCACCATCCTTGGTTACAGCATCATCAACTCCACCACCAAATAAACCACCTAGGTTATCTAGTATGCTTCCATCATGTTTTCCGCCTTGTAATGCACTCATTAATCCTTGTGCACCTTCTGGTGTAGAAACATTCTTTTTCATAGCGCCCAACAGCAATGGCATAGCCATGCTGAGTACACTTGCAGTTTTTCCTTCTGATTCTCCAGTTTGACCTGCAACACCGCTAATTAATTGTTGACCCATTGGGCCACTTAATAAATCTAATAATCCTGACATTTTATAGTTTTGGTTTTTTATTTTCTCTAATTTACAAAAAAGAAGTAAATTCTTTCTAATTTGTTAAGAAAAAGGTTGTTATTTTAACAGTGCGCTAATTTTAGTTGCTAGTTCAACACCAATTCTGTCTTGAGCTTCCTTAGTAGCAGCACCGATATGTGGTGTTAACGAAATATCAGGGTGCATTAGTATTTTTATTTCGGGTTTTGGTTCAGATTCGTATACATCTAAGCCTGCAAAGGCAACTTTACGTGATTCCATCGCATCAATCAAAGCTACTTCATCTAAAGCTCCACCACGCGCGGTGTTGATGATACCAACACCATCTTTCATTAAGCTGAATTCATTCTTGCCAATTACATATGCTGTTTGCTTAGGCACGTGCAAGGTTATAAAATCTGCCGATTTTAAAACGTCTTCTTTACTATTGTTCTTTAAATTGAAAGTTATAGTTTGTTCGTCATAAAATTTTAAAGAAACAGAAGTTTCATCAATTTCAGAATCGTGGTAAAGTACTTTCATACCTACTCCCAGTGCTATCTTTGCAGTAGCTTGTCCTATTTTTCCGAAACCGATAATTCCTAAAGTTTTTCCTCGTAATTCAGACCCGCTTGAATAGTCCTTTTTAAGGTCTTTAAAACGACTATCGCCATCGAGAGGCATATTTCTGTTAGAGTCATATAAAAAGCGAACAGCACCGTATAAGTGAGCAAATACTAGTTCAGCAACAGACTCAGACGATGCTTCAGGAGTATTTATAACATGCACCCCTTTTTCTTTAGCATAAGCAACATCTATATTATCCATTCCAACACCACCACGGCCAACTAACTTTAAACTTGGGCATTGATCAATAATATCTTTTCTAACCTCTGTAGCACTGCGTACAAGTAGTGCTGCAATGTTATGCTTATTTATGTAATCTATAAGTTGATTCTGTGCAACGTTTACCGTTAAAACTTCAAAGCCATTTGATTTCAATGTATCAATTCCAGCTTGAGAAATTCCATCGTTTGCTAATATTCTCATGTTCAAATTTTATAATATTAAAAGATCAAATACCTCGATTTCGAAGTATTTAATCTTTTTATCTATGCTTTTCTTTCCATTTCACTCATTACATCTACCAATACGCCAACACTCTCTAATGTTAGTGCATTATACATAGATGCTCTATAGCCACCTATAGATCTGTGTCCATTAATTCCACTAACACCAGCTTCTTTCCATGCAGCGTCAAAAGCAGGTTTTAACTTTTCATCTGTAATACTGAAAGTTGCATTCATTGTAGATCTATCTTCTACATTTGCATATCCTTTAAATAAAGGATTTAAATCAATTTCAGAATATAATAATTGTGCTTTTTTGTTGTTTATCTCTTCGATTACAGAAACACCACCTATACCTTTTAACCATTCCAGTGTCAGCATAGAGACATAGATAGGGAATACTGCGGGAGTATTAAACATACTTTCTTTTGCAATACTTACTTGGTAATCTAATATCGAAGGAATCTTACGGGATACTTTTCCTAAAATATCTTCCTTGATTACGACTAATTCTGTTCCTGCAGGCCCCATATTTTTTTGAGCACCAGCATAAATTAAATCAAATTGAGAGAAATCTATTTGTTTAGAAAAAATATCAGAACTCATGTCACAAACCAAAGGAACATTTACTTTTGGAAATGTTTTCATTTGAGTTCCGTAAATGGTATTGTTAGAGGTCACGTGCAAGTAATCTAAATCATTAGGAACACCAAATATTTTTGGAATATGGTTATAGTTTTCATTTTTAGAAGAAGCTACCTCAACTACTTCTCCGAAAAATTTAGCTTCTTTAATGGCGTTATTCGCCCAAGTACCTGTATTTAAGTAGCCAGCTTTGGTTTCCAATAAGTTATATGCCACACGTACAAACTCCATACTAGCTCCTCCTTGTAAAAATAAAGCTTTATACCCTTTACCTTCTAAACCTAATAATTCTAGGGCAAGCGATCTAGCATTTTCCATGATATCCACAAACTCTTTACTTCTGTGAGACATCTCTATAAGAGACAATCCTGAACCATTATAGTCTTGAACTGCTTCAGAGGCTTTTAATAACACTTCTTGTGGTAATATACACGGTCCTGCGCTAAAATTATGCTTTTTCATTTGTGTTTTGTTTATTTTGATTTTTGGTCTTGATAGGACCTTGACTAATTATTTAATAAAAATTTTCTTGATAAGAAATTTAAGTTGGCAAAGGTTGTAAAATTTATGCGAATTAAAGCGAATAATCTAAAAATTCTAAGAGTTTCTTAATAAGAAGGCTATAGTATCAACATTATCTGCGTAGTCTGTTAATTTTGGACTTTGAGTGTTTCCAAATTTGATTTCAGAAGTAAAGAGGTTATGAGATACAATACATTGAATTTTTTCTTGATCCACCGTTAGTCTTTCTTTTAAGACTTCTAAATTTTCATATTCTTCATAAAATAGAGAAGCGATAGGAGAGGAATAGCTTTCGTCTTTCTTTAAGATTAAAAATCCGTTTTCTAAGAGTTTAAAATTACTCATTAGGTATACCGCTTTATTATAATCATAATTATTGGCATACTTCACTTGCTCAATAATAGGATGAAAATCATATAAAGATTCAAATAGTACATCGAAATTATAATCTTTAGGAACAAAAAGTTTCGAGACACTTCTGCAACCTAATCCGTAATAAAGAAAAATATCATCACCCAAAGCTTTCAATTGTTCTGGAGACTCCTTTCCTGTTAATAAGGCTACAGAATTTCTGTTTCTACGAATAATATGTGGCTTATCTTTAAAATAATGCTCAAAATAGCGCGCAGTATTATTACTTCCGGTGGCAATGACTGCATCAAAATCAGAAACTTTATTAGTTT
Coding sequences within:
- a CDS encoding acyl-CoA reductase; amino-acid sequence: MTDHTQRIKAFVKLGTFFREFYDSTNNLQGKLEHSNESFNALEDKIALAKHKNGWFTRENILFSFKSWADALTAANLDSWLINYNFQENKSPKIVALILAGNIPLVGFHDVLCVLLTGNKALIKLSSNDNILLPQVAEILISLAPELKGFINFETNKVSDFDAVIATGSNNTARYFEHYFKDKPHIIRRNRNSVALLTGKESPEQLKALGDDIFLYYGLGCRSVSKLFVPKDYNFDVLFESLYDFHPIIEQVKYANNYDYNKAVYLMSNFKLLENGFLILKKDESYSSPIASLFYEEYENLEVLKERLTVDQEKIQCIVSHNLFTSEIKFGNTQSPKLTDYADNVDTIAFLLRNS